A genomic region of Gossypium hirsutum isolate 1008001.06 chromosome D01, Gossypium_hirsutum_v2.1, whole genome shotgun sequence contains the following coding sequences:
- the LOC107932630 gene encoding uncharacterized protein, translated as MPTVWFSLKRSLHCKSEPSDVHDPKTRKQLSTILTRKAGRSGCSRSIANLKDVIHGSKRHLEKPPSCSPRSIGSSEFLNPITHEVILSNSRCELKITGFGGFQDSLTNGGNMDANGGGGGGGSGGGSTFVGTLRPGTPGPGGHPTMHYFNPSFKNSSTTTPPRKSPFLVSERKGCGGNGHSSNRVPLDADSNGSSTVTCHKCGEQFSKWEAAETHHLSKHAVTELVEGDSSRKIVEIICRTSWLKSENHCGRIERVLKVHNMQKTLARFEDYREIVKIKASKLPKKHPRCIADGNELLRFYGTTVACSLGLNGSSSLCISEKCCVCRIIRNGFSAKKELKEGLGVFTTSTSGRAFESIQILEDDPSIRKALIVCRVIAGRVHRPLENIQEMAGQTGFDSLAGKVGLYSNIEELYLLNPRALLPCFVVICKP; from the exons atgccAACAGTTTGGTTTTCATTGAAGAGATCTTTACACTGCAAATCAGAGCCATCAGATGTTCATGACCCAAAAACCAGGAAGCAATTGAGTACAATATTGACAAGGAAAGCAGGGAGGTCTGGTTGTTCAAGGTCTATAGCAAACCTCAAGGATGTCATTCATGGAAGCAAGAGACATTTAGAGAAGCCACCCAGTTGTAGTCCTAGATCCATTGGGAGCAGTGAGTTCCTTAACCCTATTACCCATGAAGTTATTCTTAGCAACTCTAGGTGTGAGCTCAAAATCACTGGTTTTGGAGGCTTCCAAGATAGTCTCACTAATGGAGGTAACATGGATGCTAATGGCGGCGGCGGTGGTGGTGGGAGCGGTGGGGGCTCAACTTTTGTTGGTACTTTAAGGCCTGGAACACCAGGGCCTGGAGGTCACCCAACAATGCATTATTTTAACCCTTCTTTTAAGAATTCTTCCACTACTACTCCTCCAAGGAAATCACCTTTCCTTGTATCAGAAAGGAAAGGTTGTGGTGGAAATGGGCATTCAAGCAATAGAGTTCCACTTGACGCAGACTCTAATGGAAGTTCTACAGTCACTTGTCACAAATGTGGAGAACAATTCAGCAAATGGGAAGCTGCTGAAACTCACCATCTATCTAAGCATGCTG TTACTGAACTTGTGGAAGGCGACTCATCTAGGAAGATTGTTGAAATCATATGCCGAACAAGTTGGTTAAAGTCTGAGAACCATTGTGGCCGGATTGAAAGGGTTTTGAAGGTCCACAACATGCAAAAGACTCTGGCTCGATTCGAAGATTATAGAGAAATTGTGAAGATTAAAGCAAGCAAACTTCCCAAGAAACATCCTCGGTGCATTGCTGATGGAAATGAGCTGTTGAGGTTCTATGGCACAACCGTGGCATGTTCTCTTGGTCTAAATGGCTCCTCAAGTCTTTGTATATCCGAAAAATGTTGTGTATGTCGGATTATTAGGAATGGATTCTCTGCCAAGAAAGAGCTCAAGGAAGGACTTGGTGTTTTTACAACTTCCACAAGTGGACGAGCTTTCGAGTCCATTCAAATTCTCGAAGACGATCCATCTATAAGGAAAGCTTTAATAGTTTGCAGGGTAATAGCTGGACGAGTTCATAGACCTTTGGAGAATATACAAGAAATGGCAGGCCAAACCGGGTTTGATTCGTTGGCCGGGAAAGTCGGTCTATATTCGAACATCGAAGAACTTTATCTGCTCAATCCTAGAGCTCTACTTCCTTGTTTTGTGGTAATCTGCAAACCTTAG